Proteins encoded in a region of the Pseudomonas sp. PDNC002 genome:
- a CDS encoding YqaE/Pmp3 family membrane protein, with translation MDFIRILIAILLPPLGVFLQVGFGGAFWLNILLTLLGYIPGIVHAVYIIAKR, from the coding sequence ATGGACTTCATCCGCATCCTCATCGCCATTCTTCTGCCGCCGCTGGGCGTGTTCCTCCAGGTCGGTTTCGGCGGCGCGTTCTGGCTCAACATCCTGCTGACGCTGCTCGGCTACATCCCCGGCATCGTCCACGCCGTCTACATCATCGCCAAGCGCTAA
- a CDS encoding PAS domain-containing methyl-accepting chemotaxis protein: MKQNLPITGRQVDVPANANILSTTDLKGAVTHVNPDFIKVSGFEAEELVGFNHNRVRHPDMPPAAFAHLWQTLQAGRSWMGLVKNRCKNGDHYWVSAFVTPIRHGGKVVEYQSVRTRPGAEQVDAAERLYARMREGATLRRPRLPLVAQLLIGLILAQAGGALLALWLPKLMPLGFLLALGASGAWLVLRLQPLGALLARARKFADNPLSQQLYTGRSDEFGELEFAFRMLEAETAAVVGRMADASHQLAEHSAALADAMAGGSAASQLQQRETEQVASAMQQLAQSVQEVARHAQHSAVAAQCSERITQSGHQDVHGTRGQLAALEAGVRAASVAVEQQKEHSEAISRMLEVIRDVAGQTNLLALNAAIEAARAGESGRGFAVVADEVRALASRTENSARDIQSLVGNLQQGAEDSVRALWHCCEQAVASLEQAGHAAGTLEQISEQVSAIQRMSLEIAEAIEEQGVASEDVQRSLHAIRSSADSNAEKVGTCQRSAARMAELSAELRMLAEHFWEGSRAG, from the coding sequence ATGAAGCAGAACCTGCCGATCACTGGGCGCCAGGTGGATGTGCCGGCCAACGCCAACATTCTCTCCACCACGGACCTCAAGGGTGCGGTCACCCATGTGAACCCGGATTTCATCAAGGTCAGCGGCTTCGAGGCCGAGGAACTGGTGGGTTTCAACCATAACCGCGTGCGCCATCCGGACATGCCTCCCGCTGCCTTCGCCCATCTCTGGCAGACGTTGCAGGCCGGGCGCAGCTGGATGGGCCTGGTGAAGAACCGCTGCAAGAATGGCGATCACTACTGGGTCAGCGCCTTCGTCACGCCAATCCGCCACGGCGGCAAGGTGGTGGAGTACCAGTCGGTGCGCACTCGCCCCGGCGCCGAGCAGGTCGACGCGGCCGAGCGCCTGTACGCGCGGATGCGCGAGGGAGCGACGTTGCGTCGTCCTCGCCTGCCGCTGGTGGCGCAACTGTTGATCGGGCTGATCCTGGCGCAAGCCGGGGGAGCCCTGCTGGCGCTGTGGTTGCCGAAACTTATGCCACTGGGCTTCCTGCTGGCACTGGGCGCCTCCGGCGCGTGGCTGGTACTGCGCCTGCAACCGCTCGGCGCGCTCCTCGCGCGGGCCCGAAAATTCGCCGACAACCCGCTGAGCCAGCAGCTCTACACCGGCCGCAGCGACGAGTTCGGCGAACTGGAGTTCGCCTTCCGCATGCTGGAGGCGGAGACCGCCGCAGTCGTCGGACGCATGGCGGATGCCTCGCACCAGTTGGCCGAACACTCCGCCGCGCTGGCCGATGCCATGGCCGGCGGCAGCGCCGCTTCACAGTTGCAGCAACGCGAGACTGAACAGGTGGCCAGCGCAATGCAGCAGCTCGCGCAGAGCGTCCAGGAAGTCGCCAGGCACGCACAGCACAGTGCGGTGGCCGCGCAATGCAGCGAGCGCATCACCCAGTCCGGGCATCAGGATGTGCATGGCACGCGCGGCCAACTGGCAGCACTGGAGGCCGGCGTGCGCGCAGCGAGTGTCGCAGTGGAACAGCAGAAGGAGCACAGCGAGGCGATCTCGCGGATGCTCGAGGTGATCCGCGATGTCGCCGGGCAAACCAACCTGCTGGCGCTCAACGCCGCCATCGAGGCGGCGCGCGCCGGGGAAAGCGGGCGTGGTTTTGCGGTAGTCGCTGACGAGGTGCGGGCACTGGCTTCGCGCACGGAGAACTCCGCGCGGGATATCCAGTCGCTGGTGGGCAATCTGCAGCAAGGCGCCGAGGATTCGGTGCGGGCGCTATGGCACTGCTGCGAGCAGGCGGTCGCCAGCCTGGAGCAGGCCGGGCACGCGGCGGGCACGCTGGAACAGATCAGCGAGCAGGTCTCGGCGATCCAGCGCATGAGCCTGGAGATCGCCGAAGCCATCGAGGAACAGGGCGTCGCCAGCGAGGACGTGCAGCGCAGCCTGCACGCCATTCGCAGCTCGGCGGACAGCAATGCGGAGAAGGTCGGCACCTGCCAGCGCAGCGCCGCGCGTATGGCAGAGCTGTCAGCGGAGCTGAGGATGCTGGCGGAGCATTTCTGGGAGGGCAGCCGGGCGGGTTAG
- a CDS encoding EAL domain-containing protein codes for MGLGPKLDSVLERIGLSTMEVDQRLSYLEWREEDGRHLHGRAAELEGCHQRFIEQLYDHLRHYPPLGAILSEPATLARLKCSQFEYYRQLWDAPQDADYVRDRLRIGLVHQQVGVELKWYMGAYRLYLDQMLADLMGDAPEARTYASLLKRVFFDMSLAIDTYGAAQRQALEDSEARFARALRGANDGIWDWDLGNDRLYVSERWARMLGLTRDNLGEGSTSWFARVHPDDLPGLRKAIDAHLRGSSALLSHEYRIRQRDGNYLWVLARGVVTDGRMAGSQTDISQHKASEHQLSHAARHDPLTGLGNRLRLDELLQQALMRQRRPGARESGLLFIDLDRFKLINDSLGHAVGDRVLVEVSQRLLRCLRPGDHLARFGGDEFVVLLDDLASLVDAEQVAQRMLDCLRQPLHVDGRTLVVSASIGITGLMTDGQAIDTLQAADLALYRAKEAGKAQYARFSLELQAEAQRRLDLESALAQALRREEFSLHYQPIVRLDRESPRWEAVEVLLRWKHNGQSVSPLDFIPALEESGEIVAVGDWVLRQACRQTALWQSQGHRSLYCSVNLSSRQLQQPGFAARVQQILDESGLSPRSLVLEITESLLMQDGAETLACLRELAAEGVRLALDDFGTGYSSLGYLKRYPLHILKVDRSFITRVPDDPELSAICRAIIGLGHSLGLEVVAEGVERQEHLDFLRAEGCRHAQGFLFSKPLAPEELFPTCLEHQR; via the coding sequence ATGGGCCTGGGACCGAAGCTCGATAGCGTGCTCGAGCGCATCGGCCTGTCGACGATGGAAGTCGATCAGCGCCTGAGTTACCTGGAGTGGCGCGAGGAGGACGGCCGCCATCTGCATGGCCGCGCCGCCGAACTGGAGGGCTGCCACCAGCGCTTCATCGAGCAGCTCTACGATCACCTGCGCCATTATCCGCCCCTGGGCGCGATTCTCTCCGAGCCGGCAACGCTGGCTCGCCTGAAATGCAGCCAGTTCGAATACTACCGCCAGCTGTGGGACGCGCCGCAGGACGCCGACTACGTGCGCGACCGCCTGCGTATCGGGCTGGTGCACCAGCAGGTCGGCGTCGAGCTGAAGTGGTACATGGGCGCCTATCGCCTTTACCTGGACCAGATGCTCGCCGACCTGATGGGCGATGCGCCGGAAGCCAGGACCTACGCCAGCCTGCTCAAGCGGGTGTTCTTCGACATGTCGCTGGCCATCGACACCTATGGCGCCGCCCAGCGCCAGGCGCTGGAGGACAGCGAGGCGCGCTTCGCCCGAGCCCTGCGCGGCGCCAACGACGGCATCTGGGACTGGGATCTGGGCAACGACCGCCTCTACGTTTCCGAGCGCTGGGCGCGCATGCTCGGCCTGACCCGCGACAACCTCGGCGAAGGCAGCACCAGCTGGTTCGCCCGCGTGCATCCGGACGACCTGCCCGGCCTGCGCAAGGCCATCGACGCACACCTGCGCGGCAGCAGCGCACTGCTCAGCCACGAGTACCGCATCCGCCAGCGCGACGGCAATTACCTCTGGGTGCTGGCGCGCGGCGTGGTCACCGACGGGCGCATGGCTGGCTCGCAGACCGACATCAGTCAGCACAAGGCCAGCGAGCACCAGCTCAGCCACGCCGCCCGGCATGACCCGCTCACCGGCCTGGGCAACCGCCTGCGCCTGGACGAGTTGCTGCAACAGGCCCTGATGCGCCAGCGCCGCCCCGGCGCACGCGAATCCGGACTGCTGTTCATCGATCTGGACCGCTTCAAGCTGATCAACGACAGCCTCGGCCACGCGGTCGGCGACCGCGTGCTGGTGGAAGTTTCCCAGCGCCTGCTGCGTTGCCTGCGACCGGGCGATCACCTGGCGCGCTTCGGCGGCGACGAGTTCGTGGTGCTGCTGGACGACCTGGCCAGCCTGGTCGACGCCGAACAGGTCGCGCAGCGCATGCTCGATTGCCTGCGCCAGCCGCTGCATGTGGACGGCCGCACCCTGGTGGTCAGCGCCAGCATCGGCATCACCGGGTTGATGACCGACGGCCAGGCCATCGACACGTTGCAGGCCGCCGACCTCGCGCTGTACCGCGCCAAGGAGGCCGGCAAGGCGCAGTACGCACGCTTCAGCCTCGAACTGCAGGCCGAAGCGCAGCGCCGGCTCGACTTGGAGAGCGCGCTGGCGCAAGCCCTGCGCCGCGAGGAGTTCAGCCTGCACTACCAGCCCATCGTCCGCCTGGACCGCGAATCGCCCCGCTGGGAAGCAGTGGAAGTGCTGCTGCGCTGGAAGCACAACGGCCAGTCGGTCTCGCCGCTGGACTTCATCCCGGCGCTGGAAGAGTCGGGCGAGATCGTCGCGGTGGGCGACTGGGTACTGCGCCAGGCCTGCCGGCAGACGGCGTTGTGGCAGAGCCAGGGACATCGCAGCCTGTACTGTTCGGTCAATCTGTCGAGTCGGCAACTGCAGCAGCCGGGCTTCGCTGCGCGGGTGCAGCAGATCCTCGACGAGAGCGGCCTGTCGCCGCGCAGCCTGGTGCTGGAGATCACCGAGAGCCTGCTGATGCAGGACGGCGCGGAAACCCTCGCCTGCCTGCGCGAACTGGCCGCCGAGGGCGTGCGCCTGGCGCTGGACGATTTCGGCACCGGCTATTCCTCACTGGGCTACCTCAAGCGCTACCCGCTGCACATCCTCAAGGTCGACCGCAGCTTCATCACCCGCGTGCCGGACGACCCGGAGCTCAGCGCCATCTGCCGCGCCATCATCGGCCTGGGCCACAGCCTCGGCCTGGAAGTGGTGGCCGAAGGCGTGGAGCGCCAGGAGCACCTCGACTTCCTGCGAGCCGAGGGCTGCCGCCATGCCCAGGGCTTCCTGTTCAGCAAGCCGCTGGCGCCGGAGGAACTCTTCCCAACCTGCCTGGAGCATCAGCGATGA
- a CDS encoding EAL domain-containing protein, which translates to MPRLQAVLLWCLAFWAGQALALNLTPEEQRWLQDHPSLRLGVDASWPPFEFRDDTGQYQGLAASYVKLIGQHLNVQLQPVEPASWTDVLQKARDKRIDLLPGIMATPDRLEYLTFSRPYLDFPIIILGRKNGPAPTNLKELYGLKVGVVAHYAPYELLVTNHPDLNLSPLPTIAAGLQALATGQVDVFVGDLASSVWNLRQLKLEGLQISGETPYRYQLAMAAPKDQAILIEIIDKVIADLKPADIEALQAPWVGGLLDKRNIWREVFAVALPILLLIALSVLVLVTMNRRLRAEVQRREKLEQALRDSEQHYRGLVESLAAIAWEMRLAENRFTYVSPHAQRLLGYPLRDWLEPGFWQRTLHPEDAAHAVNYCLSESQAGRNHSFDYRMLAADGRVVWIRDIVTLIQHGDDLILRGLMIDITDAKHTEQALRLSEQKFASVFHHCPDIIVLARRVDGTLLAVNSTFEQQIGIPASEALGRTSTELGIWGAPGMGPAMLKRLQGEPLNNVEIPLNRRDGSHFTALLSAQHIILDDTPALVVVVRNISQVKETQEQLRVSEEKFAKAFHASPDGMLISRISDGRLVEVNQGFSRITGYSREEAADRSTLDLQLWANPEDRDKLLRVIDRISSVQDFTAQIRTRDGSLRLCELSAHRITIGTDECMLTIARDITERQQMQEKLLLAATVFESTAEGVMITDAQQRIVAVNRAFSEITGYSEHEALGNTPRLLSSGQHDSSFYVALWHQLAAEGHWQGEIWNRRKNHELYPEWLTISAVRNVDGALSHYVGVFADISTLKYAQARLDYQAHHDPLTGLPNRLLFESRLTASLKEAQEDNHQGAVLFLDLDRFKHINDSLGHPVGDLLLKSIATRLREQLRDVDTVARQGGDEFIILLPGLHHALDAEHVANKLLQCFDKPFIAGEQEFFVSASIGICLYPGDGGDVATLVKNADAAMYRAKAQGRNRVEFYTRELTFQATERMALEHELRRALETDQLQLYYQPKLALGSGLLVGAEALIRWKHPQFGAISPDRFIPLAEENGLILPLGDWVLREACRQMSHWQDSHAAFGPLSVNLAGAQLRQTNLVERIRELLAQYNLQPSRLQLEITESFLMHQTEEALSILHSLKHLGVQLAIDDFGTGYSSLSYLKQLPLDTLKIDQSFVHGLPDDPHDAAIARAIIALGRSMNLTVIAEGVEHEAQERFLEAEGCDQIQGYALSAPLPADAFANRFLVPLYPIGATRNAPL; encoded by the coding sequence ATGCCGCGTCTGCAGGCAGTTCTACTGTGGTGCCTCGCATTCTGGGCGGGACAGGCCCTCGCCCTGAACCTCACGCCCGAGGAACAGCGCTGGCTGCAGGATCATCCGAGCCTTCGCCTGGGAGTGGACGCCTCCTGGCCTCCCTTCGAATTCCGCGATGACACCGGCCAGTACCAGGGCCTGGCCGCCAGCTATGTGAAGCTGATCGGCCAGCATCTGAATGTCCAGCTGCAACCGGTCGAGCCGGCCAGTTGGACCGACGTCCTGCAGAAGGCCCGCGACAAGCGCATCGACCTGCTACCCGGCATCATGGCGACGCCCGATCGCCTGGAATACCTGACCTTCTCCCGCCCCTACCTCGACTTCCCGATCATCATCCTCGGCCGCAAGAACGGCCCCGCGCCGACCAACCTCAAGGAGCTCTACGGCCTGAAAGTCGGCGTCGTGGCCCATTACGCGCCCTACGAGTTGCTGGTCACCAACCACCCCGATCTCAATCTCTCGCCGCTGCCGACCATTGCCGCGGGGCTCCAGGCGTTAGCCACCGGACAAGTCGACGTGTTCGTCGGCGACCTCGCCTCCAGCGTCTGGAATCTGCGTCAGCTCAAGCTGGAAGGACTGCAGATCAGCGGCGAAACTCCCTATCGCTATCAGTTGGCGATGGCCGCACCGAAGGATCAGGCGATCCTCATCGAGATCATCGACAAGGTCATCGCCGACCTGAAGCCCGCAGACATCGAGGCACTGCAGGCGCCCTGGGTCGGCGGCCTGCTCGACAAGCGCAACATCTGGCGCGAAGTCTTTGCCGTGGCGTTGCCGATCCTGCTACTGATCGCGCTGTCCGTCCTGGTGCTCGTGACCATGAACCGTCGCCTGCGCGCCGAGGTGCAGCGTCGCGAGAAACTCGAACAGGCCCTGCGCGACAGCGAACAGCATTACCGCGGCCTGGTCGAAAGCCTCGCTGCCATCGCCTGGGAAATGCGCCTGGCGGAAAACCGCTTCACCTATGTCTCGCCCCACGCCCAGCGCCTGCTCGGCTACCCGCTCCGCGACTGGCTGGAGCCCGGCTTCTGGCAGCGCACCCTGCATCCGGAGGACGCCGCCCATGCGGTGAACTACTGCCTCAGCGAAAGCCAGGCGGGGCGCAACCACAGCTTCGATTACCGCATGCTGGCCGCCGATGGCCGCGTCGTGTGGATCCGCGACATCGTCACGCTGATCCAGCACGGCGACGACCTGATCCTCCGCGGCCTGATGATCGACATCACCGACGCCAAGCACACCGAGCAGGCACTACGCCTGTCCGAGCAGAAATTCGCCTCTGTGTTCCACCACTGCCCGGACATCATCGTTCTCGCCCGCCGCGTCGACGGAACCTTGCTGGCGGTCAACAGCACCTTCGAGCAGCAGATCGGCATTCCCGCCAGCGAAGCGCTGGGCAGGACGTCCACCGAACTGGGCATCTGGGGCGCCCCCGGCATGGGCCCGGCGATGCTCAAACGCCTGCAGGGCGAGCCGCTGAACAACGTCGAGATTCCCTTGAATCGACGTGATGGCAGCCACTTCACCGCGCTGCTCTCGGCCCAGCACATCATCCTCGACGACACCCCGGCGCTGGTCGTGGTGGTGCGCAACATTTCCCAGGTGAAGGAAACCCAGGAACAGCTGCGCGTTTCCGAGGAAAAATTCGCCAAAGCCTTCCACGCCTCCCCCGACGGCATGCTCATTTCGCGCATCAGCGACGGACGGCTGGTGGAGGTCAACCAGGGTTTCTCGCGCATCACCGGCTACAGCCGCGAGGAGGCAGCCGATCGCTCAACCCTCGACCTGCAGCTGTGGGCCAACCCCGAGGACCGCGACAAGCTGCTCAGGGTCATCGACCGGATCTCCAGCGTGCAGGACTTCACCGCGCAGATCCGCACCCGCGACGGCAGCCTGCGCCTGTGCGAGCTGTCCGCCCATCGCATCACCATCGGCACCGACGAGTGCATGCTGACCATCGCCCGGGATATCACCGAGCGTCAGCAGATGCAGGAAAAGCTCCTGCTCGCCGCCACCGTGTTCGAAAGCACCGCCGAAGGCGTGATGATCACCGATGCGCAGCAGCGGATCGTCGCGGTCAACCGCGCCTTCAGCGAGATCACCGGCTACAGCGAACACGAAGCGCTCGGCAACACGCCGCGGCTGCTCTCGTCCGGGCAGCACGACAGCAGTTTCTACGTCGCCCTCTGGCACCAGCTCGCCGCCGAAGGCCACTGGCAGGGCGAAATCTGGAACCGCCGCAAGAACCACGAGCTGTACCCGGAGTGGCTGACCATCAGCGCGGTGCGCAACGTCGATGGCGCGCTGTCGCACTACGTTGGCGTATTCGCCGACATCTCCACGCTCAAGTACGCCCAGGCGCGCCTGGACTACCAGGCCCATCACGACCCGCTCACCGGCCTACCCAACCGCCTGCTGTTCGAAAGCCGCCTGACCGCTTCCCTCAAGGAAGCCCAGGAGGACAATCACCAGGGTGCCGTGCTGTTCCTCGACCTCGATCGCTTCAAGCACATCAACGACAGCCTCGGCCACCCGGTCGGCGACCTGCTGCTCAAGTCCATCGCCACCCGCCTGCGCGAACAACTGCGGGATGTCGACACCGTGGCGCGGCAGGGTGGGGACGAGTTCATCATCCTCCTGCCCGGCTTGCACCACGCCCTGGACGCCGAACACGTGGCGAACAAGCTGCTGCAATGCTTCGACAAGCCATTCATCGCCGGCGAACAGGAGTTCTTCGTCAGCGCCAGCATCGGTATCTGCCTGTATCCCGGCGATGGCGGAGACGTTGCCACGCTGGTGAAGAATGCCGACGCCGCCATGTACCGCGCCAAGGCCCAGGGCCGCAACCGCGTCGAGTTCTACACCCGCGAGCTGACCTTCCAGGCCACCGAGCGCATGGCCCTGGAGCACGAACTACGGCGCGCCCTGGAGACCGATCAACTGCAGCTCTACTACCAGCCGAAACTGGCGCTGGGCAGCGGCCTGTTGGTAGGTGCCGAGGCGCTTATCCGTTGGAAACATCCGCAATTCGGTGCGATTTCTCCGGATCGATTCATTCCGCTGGCGGAGGAAAACGGCCTGATCCTGCCCCTGGGTGACTGGGTGCTGCGCGAAGCCTGCCGGCAGATGAGCCACTGGCAGGACAGCCACGCCGCCTTCGGCCCGTTGTCGGTCAACCTGGCCGGCGCGCAGCTGCGCCAGACCAACCTGGTCGAACGCATCCGCGAACTACTCGCCCAGTACAACCTCCAGCCCTCGCGTCTGCAGTTGGAGATCACCGAAAGCTTCCTGATGCACCAGACCGAAGAAGCCCTGTCGATCCTGCACAGCCTCAAGCACCTTGGGGTGCAGCTGGCCATCGACGACTTCGGCACCGGCTATTCCTCGCTGAGCTACCTCAAGCAGTTGCCGCTGGACACCCTGAAGATCGACCAGTCCTTCGTCCATGGCCTGCCGGACGATCCGCACGACGCCGCCATCGCCCGCGCCATCATCGCCCTGGGCCGCAGCATGAACCTCACGGTGATCGCCGAAGGCGTGGAGCACGAAGCCCAGGAGCGCTTCCTCGAGGCCGAGGGCTGCGACCAGATCCAGGGTTACGCCTTGAGCGCCCCGCTGCCAGCCGACGCCTTTGCCAACCGCTTCCTGGTCCCGCTGTACCCGATTGGCGCAACCCGGAACGCGCCGTTATAA
- the rpoD gene encoding RNA polymerase sigma factor RpoD, which produces MSGKAQQQSRLKELITRGREQGYLTYAEVNDHLPEDISDPEQVEDIIRMINDMGINVFETAPDADALLLAETDTDEAAAEEAAAALAAVESDVGRTTDPVRMYMREMGTVELLTREGEIEIAKRIEEGIREVMSAISQFPGAVDGILDEYQRVVSEGGRLSDILSGYIDPDDGSLPAEEVEPVGLKDDAEAKDKDEEDEESDGDSSDDDEGDGGPDPEEAARRFGAVSEQLEKTKKALKKHGRGSKQAGEEMLALAELFMPIKLVPKQFDALVAKVRDSLDSVRRQERAIMQLCVRDARMPRADFLRQFPGHETDTAWVDAVLKGKPKYAEAIERLRDDILRNQQKLADLETSSQLTVAEIKDVNRAMSIGEAKARRAKKEMVEANLRLVISIAKKYTNRGLQFLDLIQEGNIGLMKAVDKFEYRRGYKFSTYATWWIRQAITRSIADQARTIRIPVHMIETINKLNRISRQMLQEMGREPTPEELGERMDMPEDKIRKVLKIAKEPISMETPIGDDEDSHLGDFIEDSTMQSPIEVATSESLKEATREVLAGLTAREAKVLRMRFGIDMNTDHTLEEVGKQFDVTRERIRQIEAKALRKLRHPSRSEHLRSFLDE; this is translated from the coding sequence ATGTCCGGAAAAGCGCAACAGCAATCACGTCTCAAAGAGTTGATCACCCGTGGTCGTGAGCAGGGTTACCTGACTTACGCGGAGGTCAACGACCACCTGCCGGAGGATATCTCTGATCCGGAACAGGTAGAAGACATCATCCGCATGATCAACGACATGGGGATCAACGTATTCGAGACAGCCCCGGATGCGGATGCCCTGTTGCTGGCGGAAACCGATACCGACGAAGCTGCCGCCGAAGAAGCCGCTGCCGCCCTTGCCGCGGTAGAGAGCGACGTTGGCCGCACGACCGACCCGGTGCGCATGTACATGCGTGAAATGGGTACCGTGGAACTGCTGACCCGCGAAGGCGAGATCGAAATCGCCAAACGCATCGAGGAAGGCATCCGCGAGGTCATGAGTGCCATCTCGCAGTTCCCCGGCGCGGTGGACGGCATCCTCGACGAATACCAGCGTGTGGTTTCCGAAGGCGGCCGCCTGTCGGACATTCTCAGCGGCTATATCGACCCGGACGACGGCAGCCTGCCGGCCGAGGAAGTCGAGCCGGTCGGTCTGAAGGATGACGCCGAAGCCAAGGACAAGGACGAAGAGGACGAAGAGTCCGACGGCGATAGCTCCGATGATGACGAAGGCGATGGCGGTCCGGATCCGGAAGAAGCCGCCCGTCGTTTCGGCGCCGTTTCCGAGCAGCTCGAAAAGACCAAGAAGGCCCTGAAGAAGCACGGCCGTGGCAGCAAGCAGGCTGGCGAAGAAATGCTGGCGCTGGCCGAGCTGTTCATGCCGATCAAGCTGGTGCCCAAGCAGTTCGACGCCCTGGTCGCCAAAGTCCGCGATTCGCTGGACAGCGTTCGCCGCCAGGAACGCGCCATCATGCAGCTGTGCGTGCGTGATGCCCGCATGCCGCGCGCCGACTTCCTGCGCCAGTTCCCCGGCCACGAAACCGACACCGCCTGGGTCGACGCCGTACTCAAGGGCAAGCCCAAGTACGCCGAAGCCATCGAGCGCCTGCGTGACGACATCCTGCGCAACCAGCAGAAGCTGGCTGATCTGGAAACCAGCTCGCAGTTGACCGTTGCCGAGATCAAGGACGTCAACCGCGCCATGTCCATCGGCGAGGCGAAAGCCCGTCGTGCGAAGAAGGAGATGGTCGAGGCGAACCTGCGTCTGGTGATCTCCATCGCCAAGAAGTACACCAACCGCGGCCTGCAGTTCCTCGACTTGATCCAGGAAGGCAACATCGGCCTGATGAAGGCGGTGGACAAGTTCGAATACCGCCGCGGCTACAAGTTCTCGACCTACGCCACCTGGTGGATTCGCCAGGCGATCACCCGTTCGATCGCCGACCAGGCCCGCACCATCCGTATTCCGGTGCACATGATCGAGACGATCAACAAGCTCAACCGTATCTCCCGCCAGATGCTGCAGGAGATGGGTCGCGAACCGACCCCGGAAGAGCTGGGCGAACGCATGGACATGCCGGAAGACAAGATCCGCAAGGTCCTGAAGATCGCCAAGGAACCGATCTCCATGGAAACGCCGATCGGTGACGACGAAGACTCGCACCTGGGCGACTTCATCGAGGACTCCACCATGCAGTCGCCGATCGAAGTGGCGACCAGCGAGAGCCTCAAGGAAGCCACCCGCGAAGTCCTCGCCGGCCTCACCGCTCGCGAAGCCAAGGTCCTGCGCATGCGTTTCGGCATCGACATGAATACCGACCATACCCTCGAGGAAGTCGGCAAGCAGTTCGATGTAACCCGCGAACGTATCCGCCAGATCGAAGCCAAGGCGCTGCGCAAGCTGCGCCACCCGTCGCGAAGCGAGCACCTGCGCTCCTTCCTCGACGAGTGA